The proteins below come from a single Streptococcus porcinus genomic window:
- a CDS encoding DUF1129 domain-containing protein: MDFQQLTKKNQEFIHIATNRLIQDGKSDQEIKDILEETVPTILERQRQGIPARTFLGAPTAWAASFTEKTGEKGRRKIEEETKNTNPWLMWLDTSLIFIGIVALLNGMMTFFNPATKANGTGLLSLLALGFGGGASMYATYYFVYRHMNKPKSQRPGWVKIIGALGLAMLIWVSLYTATAYLPQSLNPQLPPIVLVALGALAIALRYYLKRKYNVQNAMSAR; this comes from the coding sequence ATGGATTTTCAACAGCTAACCAAAAAAAATCAAGAATTTATTCATATTGCTACTAATCGTTTGATTCAAGATGGCAAATCTGATCAAGAAATTAAAGATATTTTAGAGGAAACAGTTCCTACAATCCTCGAAAGACAAAGGCAAGGAATACCAGCTCGCACCTTCTTAGGCGCTCCCACTGCTTGGGCAGCTTCCTTTACTGAAAAAACAGGTGAAAAAGGTCGCAGAAAAATTGAAGAAGAAACAAAAAATACTAATCCTTGGTTAATGTGGTTAGACACTTCATTAATCTTTATTGGAATTGTAGCCCTTTTAAACGGAATGATGACATTCTTTAACCCAGCCACTAAGGCTAATGGAACGGGGCTACTTTCCTTACTAGCCTTAGGTTTTGGTGGAGGAGCTTCTATGTATGCCACCTACTATTTTGTTTACCGTCATATGAACAAACCAAAAAGCCAACGACCAGGATGGGTTAAAATTATCGGAGCACTTGGATTAGCAATGTTAATTTGGGTAAGTCTTTATACTGCAACTGCCTACCTACCACAATCACTTAACCCTCAGTTGCCACCTATTGTTTTAGTCGCTTTAGGAGCCCTTGCAATCGCCCTTCGCTACTACCTCAAAAGAAAATACAATGTCCAAAATGCTATGTCAGCACGCTAA
- a CDS encoding CvpA family protein, whose product MVSLLILLILLWLFYIGFSRGIILQSFYFLGAVFSLFVAKNHYQSLARHLTLWIPYSNPIEGTKMAFFKDVNIFDLSKVYYAGIAFVVIFIISYTLVRFIGVFVHFLPTDYLKDQKWQIVSGFMAVCVGIMVFSMLFSVLATIPLLSVQEQLSRHFLIKQLITQCPPMTSIIHYLWIDQVI is encoded by the coding sequence ATGGTTTCACTACTTATCCTTTTAATCTTGTTATGGCTTTTTTATATTGGCTTTAGCAGAGGTATTATTTTACAATCTTTTTATTTTTTAGGGGCTGTTTTTTCACTTTTTGTAGCTAAAAATCATTACCAATCTCTAGCCCGACATCTTACCTTATGGATTCCCTATTCAAATCCCATAGAAGGAACCAAGATGGCCTTTTTTAAAGATGTGAATATTTTTGACCTAAGTAAAGTTTATTATGCTGGTATTGCTTTTGTCGTTATTTTTATCATTTCCTACACACTTGTTCGTTTTATTGGTGTTTTTGTTCACTTTTTGCCTACGGACTATCTTAAGGATCAAAAATGGCAAATTGTTAGTGGCTTTATGGCTGTTTGCGTAGGGATTATGGTTTTTTCAATGCTATTTAGCGTCCTTGCAACAATTCCACTGTTAAGTGTTCAAGAACAATTGTCTCGACATTTTCTGATTAAACAACTGATTACACAATGCCCACCTATGACCTCTATCATTCACTATTTGTGGATTGATCAGGTCATCTAA
- the rpsF gene encoding 30S ribosomal protein S6 yields MAKYEILYIIRPNIEEEAKNALVSRFDSILTDNGATIVESKDWEKRRLAYEINDFREGLYHIVNVESEEATALNEFDRLSKINGDILRHMIVKLDA; encoded by the coding sequence ATGGCTAAATACGAAATTCTTTATATCATTCGTCCAAACATTGAAGAAGAAGCGAAAAACGCTTTGGTATCACGCTTTGACTCTATCTTAACTGACAACGGTGCTACAATCGTTGAATCAAAAGATTGGGAAAAACGTCGTCTTGCATACGAAATCAATGATTTCCGTGAAGGACTTTACCATATCGTTAACGTTGAATCTGAAGAAGCAACAGCTCTTAATGAGTTTGATCGTCTTTCAAAAATCAACGGTGACATTCTTCGTCACATGATCGTTAAACTTGACGCTTAA
- the lepB gene encoding signal peptidase I: MKNFIKEWGLFILFILIFGISRLTYWQPVRVDGHSMDPTLAHNERLIVLRHTKINRFDVVVAKEEEDGQTKEIVKRVIGLPGDTISFKNDMLSINGKETQEPYLKEYLAAFQEDKLEKTYSYNTLFQELAKSANAFTVDSSGRTEFSITVPKGEYFLLGDDRIVSRDSREVGTFKKTDLIGKVKLRYWPINKFHIFQ, encoded by the coding sequence ATGAAAAACTTTATCAAAGAATGGGGACTCTTTATCCTCTTTATCCTTATTTTCGGAATTTCACGCCTTACCTATTGGCAGCCTGTCAGAGTTGACGGCCATTCAATGGATCCTACCTTAGCCCACAATGAACGCTTAATCGTATTACGTCATACAAAAATTAATCGTTTTGATGTGGTCGTTGCAAAAGAAGAAGAAGACGGTCAAACCAAAGAAATTGTTAAGCGAGTCATTGGTCTGCCTGGCGACACTATTTCTTTCAAAAATGATATGTTATCTATTAACGGCAAAGAAACACAAGAACCTTATCTTAAAGAGTACTTAGCAGCCTTCCAAGAAGATAAGCTTGAAAAAACTTACTCTTATAACACTCTCTTTCAAGAGTTAGCAAAAAGTGCTAATGCTTTCACTGTTGATAGTTCTGGGAGGACAGAGTTCTCAATTACTGTTCCTAAAGGAGAGTATTTCTTACTCGGGGACGACCGGATTGTTTCACGCGATAGTCGTGAAGTAGGAACCTTCAAAAAAACTGATTTAATTGGAAAAGTAAAATTGCGATACTGGCCAATCAATAAGTTTCACATATTTCAATAG
- the trxA gene encoding thioredoxin: MTQIVTDATFESETKEGLVLIDFWATWCGPCLMQAPIIEQLSEELDEDDIKIFKMDVDENPNTASEFGIMSIPTLLFKRDGQVVKQVAGVHTKDQIKAIIAELS, encoded by the coding sequence ATGACACAAATCGTTACCGATGCAACATTTGAATCAGAAACAAAAGAAGGATTAGTTCTTATTGATTTCTGGGCAACTTGGTGTGGTCCATGCTTGATGCAGGCGCCAATTATTGAACAATTATCTGAAGAATTGGATGAAGATGACATCAAAATCTTTAAAATGGATGTTGATGAAAATCCAAATACTGCTAGTGAATTTGGCATTATGTCTATTCCGACACTCTTGTTCAAAAGAGATGGACAAGTTGTAAAACAAGTGGCGGGTGTTCATACAAAAGACCAAATCAAAGCTATTATCGCTGAGCTTTCATAA
- a CDS encoding magnesium transporter CorA family protein — translation MKQMFLSSAIEFKEIETFEPGAWIKLVNPSQEESIEVANQFNIDIEDLRAPLDIEETSRIAVEDDYTLIIVDVPTYEERNSKSYYVTVPLGIIVTEQAVITTCLQELTLFDHFHNKRVKNFYTFMKTRFVFQILYRNAELFLTALRTIDRQSDRLEAQLEKATRNEELVDMMELEKSIVYLKASLKFNERIVKKLSSSTSSLKKYIEDEDLLEDTLIETQQAIEMAGIYENVLNAMTETTASIINNNQNTIMKTLALMTMTLDIPTVIFSAYGMNFQNNWMPFNDLEHGFFLIVLIAVLGSSGVIIYFLRKKWF, via the coding sequence TGGATTAAACTGGTGAACCCCTCCCAGGAAGAGTCTATTGAGGTTGCTAATCAATTTAACATTGATATTGAAGACTTAAGAGCCCCCTTGGATATTGAAGAAACATCTCGTATCGCTGTTGAAGATGACTATACTTTAATTATCGTTGACGTCCCAACGTACGAAGAACGCAATAGCAAGAGTTATTATGTTACCGTCCCACTGGGAATAATTGTTACTGAGCAAGCGGTGATTACAACTTGTCTTCAGGAGTTAACTTTATTTGACCATTTTCATAACAAGCGGGTGAAAAATTTCTATACCTTTATGAAAACGCGTTTCGTTTTTCAAATTTTATACCGCAATGCTGAGCTATTTCTTACCGCACTCCGTACAATTGATCGTCAAAGTGATCGCTTAGAAGCACAGCTTGAGAAGGCAACTCGTAACGAAGAGCTTGTTGATATGATGGAACTTGAAAAATCCATCGTCTACCTGAAAGCCTCTTTGAAATTCAATGAGCGCATTGTTAAAAAACTATCCAGTTCTACTTCTTCTTTAAAAAAATACATTGAAGATGAAGATTTACTGGAGGATACACTGATTGAAACACAGCAGGCCATTGAAATGGCTGGGATTTATGAAAATGTCTTAAATGCTATGACCGAGACAACAGCTTCTATCATCAATAACAATCAGAACACTATCATGAAGACCTTGGCCTTAATGACTATGACTTTAGATATTCCAACTGTGATTTTCTCAGCTTATGGTATGAACTTCCAAAATAATTGGATGCCCTTTAATGACTTAGAACACGGTTTCTTTCTCATTGTTCTGATTGCTGTTTTAGGATCATCTGGCGTTATCATCTACTTCTTAAGGAAAAAATGGTTTTAA
- the rnhC gene encoding ribonuclease HIII has protein sequence METIVIKPTPSQIKKITDLLKPYHISNSSPYVILAAKYKSVTCLLYSSGKLVLQGSQVETVANELGLKSDKKTASQHSVVQTRDQNIPLIGSDEVGNGSYFGGLAVVASYVEPTDHPYLKELGVNDSKTLNDHKIRQIAPLLEEKIRHKALLLSPQKYNQMVGPDKAYNAVSVKVALHNQAIFLLLQSGVKPSKIVIDAFTSKQNYQKHLKKEKNQFPNPLSLIEKAEGQFLAVAVSSIIARNLFLENLDHLSKELGYQLPSGAGKASDLVASQLIQAYGMSALDYSAKLHFANTSKAMALSKKS, from the coding sequence ATGGAAACTATTGTTATCAAACCCACCCCTTCTCAAATAAAAAAAATAACTGATTTACTTAAACCTTATCACATCAGCAACTCAAGCCCATATGTCATTTTAGCAGCAAAATACAAATCTGTTACCTGTCTGTTATATTCATCTGGTAAACTTGTTCTTCAAGGAAGTCAGGTTGAAACTGTGGCAAACGAGCTAGGTCTTAAGTCTGATAAAAAAACAGCTTCTCAACATTCTGTTGTTCAAACTCGTGACCAAAATATTCCCTTAATTGGAAGTGATGAAGTTGGTAATGGTTCTTATTTTGGAGGGCTCGCCGTTGTAGCGAGCTACGTTGAGCCTACTGATCATCCTTATCTTAAAGAGCTTGGTGTAAACGACTCTAAAACTCTTAACGACCATAAAATTAGACAGATTGCTCCTTTGTTAGAAGAAAAAATAAGACATAAAGCCCTGCTATTATCTCCCCAAAAATATAATCAGATGGTCGGTCCCGACAAAGCTTACAATGCGGTCTCAGTCAAAGTCGCCTTACACAATCAAGCCATTTTCCTGTTATTGCAATCAGGTGTTAAACCTAGTAAAATCGTAATTGATGCTTTTACTAGTAAGCAGAATTATCAAAAACACCTCAAGAAGGAAAAAAATCAGTTTCCTAATCCTTTGTCTTTAATTGAAAAAGCTGAAGGACAATTTTTGGCAGTTGCAGTTAGTTCCATCATCGCCCGTAACCTTTTTTTAGAAAATTTAGATCATCTCAGCAAAGAGCTAGGCTATCAATTACCTAGTGGGGCTGGGAAAGCATCCGATTTGGTTGCTAGCCAGCTTATCCAAGCCTATGGCATGTCAGCTCTTGACTATAGTGCCAAGTTACATTTTGCAAATACTAGTAAAGCAATGGCTTTAAGTAAAAAATCATAA
- the rpsR gene encoding 30S ribosomal protein S18, translating into MAQQRRGGFKRRKKVDFIAANKIEYVDYKDTELLSRFVSERGKILPRRVTGTSAKNQRKVTTAIKRARVMALMPYVNED; encoded by the coding sequence ATGGCTCAACAACGTCGTGGCGGATTCAAACGCCGTAAAAAAGTTGACTTCATCGCAGCTAACAAAATTGAATATGTTGATTACAAAGATACTGAACTTCTTAGCCGTTTCGTGTCAGAACGTGGGAAAATTCTTCCTCGTCGTGTAACAGGAACTTCAGCTAAAAACCAACGTAAAGTAACCACAGCAATCAAACGTGCTCGTGTTATGGCACTTATGCCTTACGTAAACGAAGATTAA
- a CDS encoding single-stranded DNA-binding protein — protein MINNVVLVGRMTKDAELRYTPNQVAVATFTLAVNRTFKSQNGEREADFINCVIWRQPAENLANWAKKGALIGITGRIQTRNYENQQGQRVYVTEVVADNFQMLESRATREGGSSNSYNSGGFNNASTNSNYSAPSQQTPNFGRDESPFGNSNPMEISDDDLPF, from the coding sequence ATGATTAATAATGTAGTACTAGTTGGTCGCATGACCAAAGATGCAGAGCTCCGTTATACCCCAAACCAAGTAGCAGTAGCTACTTTTACCCTTGCTGTCAATCGCACTTTCAAGAGCCAAAACGGGGAGCGTGAAGCAGATTTCATTAACTGTGTTATTTGGCGCCAACCTGCTGAAAATTTAGCAAATTGGGCAAAAAAAGGTGCTTTAATTGGAATTACTGGTCGTATTCAGACTCGTAATTATGAAAATCAACAGGGGCAACGTGTTTACGTAACGGAAGTGGTTGCGGATAATTTCCAAATGTTGGAAAGCCGTGCTACACGTGAAGGTGGCTCATCTAATTCTTATAATAGTGGTGGTTTTAATAACGCATCAACTAATAGTAATTATTCGGCTCCTTCTCAACAAACACCTAACTTTGGTCGAGATGAAAGTCCATTTGGTAATTCAAATCCAATGGAAATTTCAGATGACGATCTGCCATTCTAA
- the mutY gene encoding A/G-specific adenine glycosylase yields the protein MMDLKDYGIDMWPEDKITDFRRTLLNWYDQEKRDLPWRRTQNPYHIWVSEIMLQQTQVQTVIPYYHRFLDWFPTVAELAVASEERLLKAWEGLGYYSRVRNMQKAAQQIMTSFEGNFPSTYHEITQLKGIGPYTAGAIASIAFNLPQPAVDGNVMRVMARLFEVDYDIGDPKNRKIFQALMEKLIDPKRPGDFNQALMDLGTDIESAKNPRPDESPIRFFCAAYLHGTYDKYPIKKPKKKPRPIEIQAFIIQDEAGRFLIEKNNQGRLLGGFWSFPILETNFIGQQLDLFSEQQTILKRCSQTATFEESYGLAITWSTQSFPLVKHTFSHQKWTISLTEGKVIKTSPIHERTVAWVTLDEMASYPMATPQKKILETYLNT from the coding sequence ATGATGGATTTAAAAGATTATGGTATTGATATGTGGCCAGAAGATAAAATCACTGATTTTCGTCGTACTTTATTAAACTGGTATGACCAAGAAAAAAGGGATTTACCTTGGCGCCGAACCCAAAACCCTTATCACATCTGGGTTTCAGAAATTATGTTACAGCAGACTCAAGTTCAGACAGTTATCCCTTACTATCACCGTTTTTTGGACTGGTTCCCAACTGTTGCTGAATTGGCAGTGGCTAGCGAAGAGCGTCTGCTCAAAGCTTGGGAAGGATTAGGCTATTACTCCCGCGTACGAAATATGCAGAAGGCTGCGCAACAAATCATGACTTCCTTTGAAGGCAATTTCCCTTCAACTTATCACGAAATAACCCAATTAAAAGGAATCGGCCCTTACACTGCCGGAGCTATCGCCAGTATTGCCTTTAACTTACCACAACCAGCTGTTGATGGTAATGTGATGCGGGTCATGGCCCGCCTTTTTGAAGTAGATTATGACATTGGAGATCCCAAGAACCGCAAGATTTTCCAAGCTTTGATGGAAAAATTAATTGATCCCAAACGTCCTGGAGACTTCAACCAAGCTCTTATGGATCTGGGCACCGATATCGAATCTGCTAAAAACCCTAGACCAGATGAGTCCCCTATCCGCTTTTTTTGCGCAGCTTATCTTCATGGAACCTATGATAAATATCCGATTAAAAAACCTAAGAAAAAACCACGTCCTATTGAAATCCAAGCATTTATTATTCAAGATGAAGCTGGACGGTTTTTAATTGAAAAAAATAATCAAGGACGACTTTTAGGAGGCTTTTGGTCATTTCCAATTTTGGAGACCAATTTTATTGGCCAACAGCTTGACCTTTTTTCAGAACAACAGACAATTTTAAAACGCTGTTCACAAACAGCTACTTTCGAAGAGAGTTACGGATTAGCTATTACTTGGTCTACGCAAAGCTTTCCTTTAGTCAAACACACCTTTAGCCATCAAAAATGGACTATCTCCTTAACTGAAGGGAAAGTTATAAAAACATCCCCTATTCACGAGCGCACAGTTGCTTGGGTCACCTTAGATGAAATGGCTAGCTACCCGATGGCTACGCCACAAAAGAAAATACTAGAAACTTACCTCAACACTTAA
- a CDS encoding endonuclease MutS2: MNRKILEQLEFAKVKEQFQTYLQTDQAKFELQQLEPTNQISKLQDYITEVKEMSAIFVENHHFTIGTLRDLTEPIRRLELETDLNIQELLDIKRLLMISAEISRFYQELENVDLVVLKRLFEKVETFPHLQGSLQAINDGGFIESFASPELATIRRKMTDSENHVRQLLQDILKKYGDFLSESLIASRNGRSVLPVKNTYRHKVAGIVHDISASGNTVYIEPRALVQLNEEITQLHADERHEISRILKSLSDMLRSHSRALANNAWLIGHLDFVKAKYLYLIDHKASLPKISADKSIQLLNVRHPLLKNPVPNDLHFSRQLSVIVITGPNTGGKTIMLKTLGLAQIMGQSGLPILADQGSSIAVFKDIFADIGDEQSIEQSLSTFSSHMTNIVAILDEADQDSLVLFDELGAGTDPQEGASLAMAILEQLRLTEIKTMATTHYPELKAYGIETAFVENASMEFDSRSLKPTYHFMQGVPGRSNAFEIARRLGLADHIVNQAEQMTDSDSDVNRIIEELEKQTLESRHRLDHIKEVEQDNLKFNRAVKKLYHEFAQAKDKEIEKASLEAQEIVTLALAESEEILTKLHEASALKPHQIIEAKGQLKKLIPKTDLTQNKVLKKAKKLRQPQIGDDILVTAYGQRGTLLNQVKGNKWEAQVGLIKMTLTEDEFQLVKVTEENQKPKKQTLNVVKRSTSNGPRARLDLRGKRYEEAMQELDAFIDQALVNNMSQVDIIHGIGTGVIREAVTKYLRRNKHVKSFGYAPQNEGGSGCTIANLG; this comes from the coding sequence ATGAATAGAAAAATTTTAGAACAATTAGAGTTTGCTAAAGTTAAAGAACAGTTCCAAACTTATCTGCAAACTGATCAAGCCAAATTTGAATTACAACAATTAGAACCAACCAACCAAATTAGTAAGTTACAAGATTATATTACAGAAGTTAAGGAAATGTCAGCGATTTTTGTTGAAAATCACCATTTCACGATTGGGACGTTGCGAGACCTAACTGAGCCCATACGTCGCCTAGAATTAGAAACTGACCTGAATATCCAAGAGCTACTAGATATTAAGCGGCTCTTGATGATTTCAGCCGAGATTAGCCGTTTTTACCAAGAGTTAGAAAATGTTGATTTAGTCGTGCTAAAGAGGCTTTTTGAGAAAGTCGAAACTTTTCCTCATTTGCAAGGTTCTTTACAAGCCATTAACGATGGCGGATTTATCGAAAGCTTTGCTAGTCCAGAATTAGCGACTATCAGAAGAAAAATGACTGATAGCGAAAACCATGTGCGTCAACTCTTACAAGACATCTTAAAAAAATATGGAGATTTTCTTTCTGAAAGTTTAATTGCTAGTCGAAATGGTCGCAGTGTTTTACCAGTGAAAAATACCTATCGGCATAAAGTAGCTGGTATCGTTCATGATATCTCAGCATCAGGAAACACGGTCTATATCGAGCCTCGGGCTCTGGTTCAGCTTAATGAAGAAATCACTCAGCTACATGCGGATGAGCGTCATGAGATCAGTCGCATTTTAAAATCTCTGTCAGACATGTTGAGGTCACATAGTCGGGCATTGGCTAATAATGCTTGGCTAATTGGCCATCTTGACTTTGTAAAAGCCAAGTATCTTTATTTAATAGATCATAAGGCTAGCTTACCCAAAATTTCTGCGGACAAGTCTATTCAGCTTTTAAATGTTCGTCACCCGTTACTTAAAAATCCAGTGCCTAATGATTTGCATTTCTCGCGACAGCTTTCAGTTATTGTCATAACTGGACCAAACACAGGTGGGAAGACAATCATGCTAAAAACCTTAGGTTTAGCCCAAATCATGGGGCAATCGGGGCTCCCTATTTTAGCTGATCAAGGATCAAGTATCGCTGTTTTTAAAGATATTTTTGCAGATATTGGTGATGAGCAGTCTATTGAGCAAAGCCTATCAACTTTCTCAAGCCATATGACTAATATTGTAGCTATCTTAGATGAAGCAGATCAAGACAGCTTAGTTCTCTTTGATGAACTTGGAGCGGGAACGGACCCTCAAGAAGGGGCAAGTTTAGCGATGGCTATTTTGGAGCAGTTGCGCTTAACGGAAATTAAGACAATGGCTACTACTCACTATCCAGAATTGAAAGCCTATGGCATCGAAACAGCCTTTGTTGAGAATGCTAGTATGGAGTTTGACAGTCGTAGTTTGAAACCCACTTACCATTTTATGCAAGGTGTCCCAGGCCGTTCGAACGCTTTTGAAATTGCCCGTCGTCTCGGTTTAGCTGACCATATTGTTAATCAGGCAGAGCAGATGACGGACTCAGATAGTGATGTCAATCGCATTATTGAAGAATTAGAAAAACAGACGCTTGAAAGTCGGCACCGCCTTGATCATATCAAAGAAGTTGAGCAAGATAACCTTAAATTTAACCGCGCGGTCAAAAAGCTTTATCATGAATTTGCCCAAGCCAAGGACAAGGAAATCGAGAAAGCCAGCTTAGAAGCGCAAGAAATTGTTACTTTGGCTTTGGCTGAAAGTGAAGAGATATTAACAAAATTACATGAAGCGTCAGCATTAAAACCACATCAAATCATAGAAGCTAAGGGTCAGTTGAAAAAGTTGATTCCCAAAACGGATTTAACTCAAAATAAAGTCTTGAAGAAAGCTAAGAAACTACGACAACCACAGATTGGTGACGATATATTAGTAACTGCTTATGGCCAACGAGGAACACTTCTAAATCAGGTAAAAGGAAATAAATGGGAAGCACAAGTAGGTTTGATAAAAATGACTTTAACCGAAGATGAATTTCAATTGGTTAAGGTTACTGAGGAGAACCAAAAACCGAAAAAACAGACCCTAAATGTAGTAAAACGAAGCACAAGCAACGGACCACGTGCACGACTGGATTTACGAGGCAAACGCTATGAAGAAGCTATGCAAGAACTAGATGCTTTTATCGACCAAGCCCTTGTTAATAATATGAGCCAAGTAGATATTATTCACGGAATTGGCACTGGTGTTATTCGTGAGGCGGTAACCAAATATTTGCGTCGCAACAAACATGTCAAAAGTTTTGGCTATGCGCCTCAAAATGAAGGTGGCTCAGGTTGTACCATTGCTAACTTGGGCTAA
- a CDS encoding IS1182 family transposase: MFHKENPNYNRNQVGFYSLDDLVPKDHLLRQIDEAIDFSFIYDLVKDSYCADNGRPSLDPVMLVKIPMIQCLFGIRSMRQTIKEIEVNVAYRWFLGLTLEDKVPHFTTYGKNYSRRFQDKQVIEAIFSHILGLCLNAGLIDPTEIFVDGTHIKAAANNHKYINQEVEAQAKFMSAQLEREIAKDREKHGKKLLGLAREKEPTSKKISTTDSDSGWFHKGEHKQVFAYNAQVACDKYGWALGYSIHAGNVHDSQAFPELFDQIKALQPSYLIADSGYKTPSIAHYLLSLGITPVFPYTRPRGKKGMLSPKEFVYDEYYDVYLCPENHSLCYSTTTRDGYSEYKSDPAICQTCPLLSVCTQSKTHQKVITRHLWKEDLEVCEDIRHQKGMKECYQQRKETIERLFGTAKEYHNLRYTRLKGKSKMEATVGLTLACLNMKKYSKIMARISFLIGLKVAKVSPIIIMKVKEKTNWRFRPVCLQSEKTHWVFFFNLRLRKA, encoded by the coding sequence ATGTTCCACAAAGAAAATCCTAACTACAATCGCAATCAAGTTGGTTTCTATAGTTTAGATGACTTGGTTCCTAAAGACCATCTCTTGCGTCAAATTGATGAAGCGATAGATTTTTCATTTATTTATGACTTAGTGAAGGACAGTTATTGTGCGGATAACGGTCGTCCTAGTTTGGACCCTGTCATGTTAGTGAAAATTCCCATGATTCAATGTCTCTTTGGCATTCGTTCCATGCGTCAAACCATCAAGGAAATTGAGGTTAATGTGGCTTACCGCTGGTTTCTTGGGTTGACTTTAGAAGATAAGGTGCCTCATTTCACAACATACGGAAAGAACTACAGTCGTCGTTTCCAAGATAAACAAGTCATTGAAGCTATCTTTTCTCATATTTTAGGGCTCTGCCTGAATGCCGGGTTAATTGACCCTACTGAAATCTTTGTGGACGGTACCCATATTAAAGCAGCTGCTAACAATCACAAATATATCAATCAGGAAGTAGAGGCGCAAGCTAAATTCATGAGTGCCCAATTAGAGCGAGAAATTGCCAAAGATAGGGAAAAACACGGAAAAAAGTTGTTAGGGCTCGCCAGAGAAAAAGAGCCCACAAGTAAGAAAATTTCTACAACCGACTCTGATAGCGGTTGGTTTCATAAGGGAGAACACAAACAAGTTTTTGCTTATAATGCTCAAGTCGCTTGTGATAAATATGGTTGGGCACTAGGATATAGTATTCACGCTGGGAATGTTCATGATAGTCAGGCTTTCCCAGAACTGTTTGACCAAATTAAAGCATTACAACCAAGCTATCTTATCGCAGACTCTGGTTATAAAACACCCAGCATTGCCCACTATTTACTATCTCTAGGTATCACACCCGTTTTTCCATATACTAGACCACGTGGCAAAAAAGGAATGCTTAGCCCTAAAGAGTTTGTCTATGATGAGTATTATGATGTCTACCTCTGTCCAGAGAACCACTCCTTATGTTATTCAACCACTACTCGAGATGGCTATAGTGAGTACAAAAGTGATCCAGCTATCTGTCAGACCTGTCCGCTATTATCAGTCTGTACCCAATCGAAAACCCATCAAAAAGTTATCACTCGTCATCTATGGAAAGAAGATTTAGAAGTCTGTGAAGACATCCGACACCAAAAAGGGATGAAAGAATGTTATCAACAGCGCAAAGAAACGATAGAACGCTTATTTGGAACAGCTAAAGAATATCACAATTTGCGCTACACGAGATTAAAAGGAAAGTCCAAAATGGAGGCAACCGTTGGACTGACTTTAGCGTGCTTGAATATGAAAAAATATAGTAAGATAATGGCGAGAATATCCTTTTTAATTGGCTTGAAAGTTGCCAAAGTTAGCCCAATAATCATAATGAAAGTAAAAGAAAAGACAAACTGGAGGTTCAGACCAGTTTGTCTTCAATCTGAAAAGACCCATTGGGTCTTTTTTTTTAATCTTCGTTTACGTAAGGCATAA